A window of the Clupea harengus chromosome 8, Ch_v2.0.2, whole genome shotgun sequence genome harbors these coding sequences:
- the mia gene encoding melanoma-derived growth regulatory protein, producing the protein MEKHGMSWSSVLVLCGLLPLIAQAGKEMPKLSNKKLCADDECSHPILIARALQDYYPQDCRFIPLRQGQLVYVFAMLKDHGNLFWAGSVQGSYYGEQEARLGHFPSSVVEETHALMPADVEVKTTKWDFYCY; encoded by the exons atggagaagcACGGCATGAGCTGGTCGTCAGTTCTGGTGCTATGTGGTCTGCTGCCTCTGATTGCCCAGGCCGGAAAAGAGATGCCCAAGCTCTCTAACAAGAAGTTGTGTGCTGATGATGAGTGCAGTC ATCCCATCCTCATTGCTCGCGCCCTCCAGGATTATTATCCTCAAGATTGCCGCTTCATCCCTCTACGCCAGGGTCaacttgtttatgtgtttgccaTGCTGAAGGACCATGGTAACCTCTTCTGGGCAGGCAGT GTTCAAGGTTCTTACTATGGAGAGCAGGAAGCGCGTCTTGGTCATTTCCCGAGCAGCGTTGTAGAAGAAACTCATGCCTTAATGCCAGCGGATGTCGAGGTGAAAACTACC aaatGGGATTTTTACTGTTACTGA